In Cystobacter fuscus DSM 2262, the genomic stretch AGCAGGACTTCAACGGGGCGCCGTGGCGCGCAGGTGCTCCAGGTAGAAGGCCACCACCACCAGCGAGTGGGTGATGCTCCCCTCGAGGATGAGCCGGGGGATGGCCTCGCGGGGGTGGAGCTCCACGCGGATGTCCTCGCCCGCGTCCGGGTGGCCCTCGTGGGCCTTCACGCAGTCGAGCGCCAGGTAGCTGTGGCACCGGTTGCCCTGGAGCGCGGGGTTGGGATGCACCGACCCGAGCGCGACCACCCGGCCCGCCACGTAGCCTGTCTCCTCCTCCAGCTCGCGCGCGGCGGCCAGGGCCGGGTCCTCCCCGGGATCCACGATGCCGCCGGGAACCTCCAGCGTCACCGCGGAGATGCCGAAGCGGTACTGGCGGATGAGCACGAGCTGGTCCTCGCGCGTCACCGCGATGACGTTCACCCAGTCCCCGCAGTCGATGCGCACCCGGGGGTGCTCCTGGCCGGTGCGGGGGTCCGCGACGATGTCCTCGCGGACGGTGAGGATGGTGTAGTCGTGCTCCAGGCCCCGGCGAAGGCGGGGCCACGGTGGAATCGGGCGCATGCGGCTAGTTCAGCAGCTCGGCGCGCGCGCGCAACTCCCGGACCGTCATCTCCAGCCGCTCCCGGTCCGGCGCGTCCGGGGACAGCTCCAGGCAGCGCTCCACGTCCTTGAGCGCCGCGCGGTAGGCCCCCAGGTTGGCCAGGAGCGCCGCGCGCGTGCGCAGCTCGCCCGGGTGGTTGGGGGCGAGCATCAACAGCAAGTCCACCACGGCGAGCCCCCGCTCATAGTCCGAGCGCTCCAGGTACACGCGCCGCAGGTTGGACAGCATCCGGTAGGCGATGAGCTCCACGGGCGCGGGCGACAGCATGGAGGGGTTGAAGCGCAACTGGGGCGCCACGCGCTCGAGCAACTGCTTACAACCTTCCTCGGTGAGGATCTCCCCCTCGTGGAAGGGGTCCACCACGAGCTTGTGGTCCCCCGCGCTGCACGCCACCAGGAAGTGGCCGGGAAAGGACACCCCGTAGAGCGGGATGCCCGCGCGCCGCGCCACCTCCAGGTAGAGCACCGAGAGCGAGATGGGCAGGCCCACCTTGCGCTCGAGCACCAGGTCCAGGAAGCTGTTTTCCGGCGAGTGGAAGTCGTCTTCGTTGCCGCGAAAGCCCTCGATGTCCGCCAGCACGTGCCGCAGCGCGGTGAGGCCGGCGAGCACCTCGCCGTGGCCCGCGTGCCGCTCCATCTCCAACTGCACCCGGGCGG encodes the following:
- a CDS encoding SirB1 family protein; protein product: MARERLVSALAADPPRLDLAALAIATLNQPHLDAAACLHTLDALAARVQLEMERHAGHGEVLAGLTALRHVLADIEGFRGNEDDFHSPENSFLDLVLERKVGLPISLSVLYLEVARRAGIPLYGVSFPGHFLVACSAGDHKLVVDPFHEGEILTEEGCKQLLERVAPQLRFNPSMLSPAPVELIAYRMLSNLRRVYLERSDYERGLAVVDLLLMLAPNHPGELRTRAALLANLGAYRAALKDVERCLELSPDAPDRERLEMTVRELRARAELLN
- a CDS encoding NUDIX hydrolase, giving the protein MRPIPPWPRLRRGLEHDYTILTVREDIVADPRTGQEHPRVRIDCGDWVNVIAVTREDQLVLIRQYRFGISAVTLEVPGGIVDPGEDPALAAARELEEETGYVAGRVVALGSVHPNPALQGNRCHSYLALDCVKAHEGHPDAGEDIRVELHPREAIPRLILEGSITHSLVVVAFYLEHLRATAPR